One genomic region from Croceicoccus sp. YJ47 encodes:
- a CDS encoding argininosuccinate synthase codes for MSHSDINKVVLAYSGGLDTSVILKWLQVTYDCEVVTFTADLGQGEELEPARKKAQMMGVPDKHIFIDDLREEFVRDFVFPMMRANARYEGDYLLGTSIARPLISKRLIEIACETGADAIAHGATGKGNDQVRFELSAYALAPDIKVIAPWREWDLNSRTALIAWAEQHQIPVPKDKRGESPFSTDANLLHTSSEGKVLEDPWEETPDYVYSRTVNPEDAPDTPEYITIDFEKGDGVALNGTSMSPAELLAALNELGRKHGIGRLDLVENRFVGMKSRGMYETPGGEIYARAHRGMEQITLDRGAAHLKDELMPRYAELIYNGFWFSPEREMLQAAIDHSQANVSGTVRLKLYKGNADVVGRKSPVSLYSERHVTFEDDAGAYDQADAAGFIKLNALRLRLLAGQGKR; via the coding sequence ATGTCGCATTCCGATATCAACAAGGTCGTCCTCGCCTATTCGGGCGGACTGGACACCAGCGTCATCCTCAAATGGCTGCAGGTGACCTACGATTGCGAGGTGGTGACCTTCACCGCCGATCTCGGTCAGGGCGAAGAACTCGAGCCCGCGCGCAAGAAGGCGCAGATGATGGGCGTGCCCGACAAGCATATCTTCATCGACGATCTGCGTGAGGAATTTGTCCGCGATTTCGTCTTTCCCATGATGCGCGCCAATGCACGCTACGAAGGCGACTATCTGCTCGGCACCTCGATCGCGCGCCCCCTCATTTCCAAGCGCCTGATCGAGATCGCCTGCGAAACCGGCGCCGATGCCATCGCCCATGGTGCGACCGGCAAGGGCAACGATCAGGTTCGCTTCGAACTGTCCGCTTACGCGCTGGCGCCCGATATCAAGGTCATTGCGCCCTGGCGCGAATGGGATCTCAACAGCCGCACCGCGCTCATCGCCTGGGCCGAGCAGCACCAGATCCCCGTACCGAAGGACAAGCGCGGCGAAAGCCCGTTTTCGACCGACGCCAACCTTCTTCACACCTCGTCCGAAGGTAAGGTGCTCGAAGATCCGTGGGAGGAAACGCCGGATTACGTCTATTCCCGCACGGTCAATCCCGAGGATGCGCCCGATACGCCCGAGTATATCACCATCGACTTCGAAAAGGGCGATGGCGTCGCGCTCAACGGGACTTCGATGAGCCCGGCTGAATTGCTGGCGGCATTGAACGAGCTGGGTCGCAAGCATGGGATCGGGCGACTGGATCTCGTTGAAAACCGGTTCGTGGGCATGAAATCGCGGGGCATGTACGAAACGCCCGGCGGGGAAATCTATGCCCGTGCGCATCGCGGGATGGAGCAGATCACGCTCGACCGCGGTGCCGCGCATCTCAAAGACGAGCTGATGCCGCGCTATGCCGAGCTTATCTATAATGGTTTCTGGTTCTCCCCCGAACGTGAAATGTTGCAGGCGGCCATCGATCACAGCCAGGCGAATGTCAGCGGCACCGTGCGGCTGAAGCTTTACAAGGGCAATGCCGACGTGGTCGGCCGCAAGAGCCCGGTGAGCCTCTATTCCGAACGCCACGTGACGTTTGAAGACGACGCCGGCGCCTATGATCAGGCCGATGCGGCGGGCTTTATCAAGCTCAATGCGCTGCGCCTGCGACTCCTTGCCGGGCAGGGGAAGCGTTAA
- a CDS encoding septal ring lytic transglycosylase RlpA family protein, which translates to MDDTQTLPTRRKRLATLIRLRRQRAMLVFGVAAIVPASAALAVSENEAPQTVAIGDGVAGVDSELPAASPVPAEEAIPAKNRLAALAHQVEANVSDIRRELGTGEASYYGPGLSGRPTASGERFDPTELTAAHRTLPFGSKVRVTSERTGKSVTVRINDRGPFHGNRVIDLSEAAARTIGLAARGRGQVRMALLN; encoded by the coding sequence ATGGATGACACACAAACGCTTCCAACCCGCCGCAAACGGCTGGCCACGCTAATCCGCCTTCGCAGGCAGCGCGCCATGCTCGTGTTCGGCGTCGCCGCCATCGTTCCCGCCTCCGCCGCGCTCGCCGTGTCGGAGAACGAGGCGCCGCAGACCGTGGCCATCGGCGATGGCGTGGCCGGGGTAGATTCCGAACTCCCCGCCGCATCCCCGGTTCCCGCCGAAGAGGCGATCCCTGCGAAAAACCGCCTTGCCGCTCTCGCCCATCAGGTCGAGGCCAACGTGTCCGACATCCGCCGCGAGCTTGGCACGGGCGAGGCGAGCTATTACGGGCCGGGCCTTTCCGGGCGCCCCACGGCGAGCGGCGAGCGTTTCGACCCCACCGAGCTGACCGCCGCGCACCGCACGCTCCCCTTTGGCAGCAAGGTCCGCGTGACCAGCGAACGCACCGGCAAATCGGTCACCGTGCGGATCAACGATCGCGGCCCGTTCCACGGCAATCGCGTCATCGACCTGTCCGAAGCCGCCGCCCGCACCATCGGGCTTGCCGCGCGCGGACGCGGTCAGGTGCGGATGGCGCTGCTCAACTAA
- a CDS encoding S46 family peptidase: MRIRSLILSSAMLAAPAVLSAPAAAEEGMWTFDNFPTERMEGEYGWAPDQQWLDRTRAAAVRLTGGCSASFVSDAGLILTNHHCVVSCLQDLSTADNDLIENGFNPGSLAEERMCPGQQAEVVTQITDVTDDIQGRIAGLTGEALVNARNARIADLESEGCEDETIRCQVVSLFGGGQYKLYRYRKYSDVRIAWAPEFQAAFFGGDPDNFNYPRYALDAAFLRAYEDGKPVAPANHLRWNPRRPEPGEITFVVGNPGSTSRLYTQAQVDFDRDLRIPVTIATMSELRGRLIAIGESDPEKARQAKDTLFGIENSLKVYLARQRALNDAEFVETLESKEADLRERSAGNAQIGDPWTAIDSAMGDYRDLYLSYRFIDPQSSLFSFAQTLVRAAQERQKPNAERLPGFTESALPLLSKNLFDERPIYPWLEEETLGWSLSKAREYLGADDPDTKLLLGSESPEGLASRLVTGTRVDEPEYRRYLWDNGMAAIEASDDPMIQYALRLDERERELRQAVNERVTGPISVAQADLSDARFATYGDTIYPDATFTLRISYGQVKGWTERGREIDPVTTLGGAFERATGNVPYDLASQYLAQEGQIDKSTAYDFVSTNDIIGGNSGSPTIARDGSVIGAAFDGNIHSIGGNYGYDPELNRTVSVSAAAVQEALETIYPSPRLVRELNAN; the protein is encoded by the coding sequence ATGCGTATCCGTAGCCTGATCCTGTCGAGCGCCATGCTCGCTGCGCCCGCTGTTCTTTCCGCGCCCGCCGCGGCGGAGGAGGGGATGTGGACCTTCGACAATTTCCCGACCGAACGGATGGAAGGGGAATATGGTTGGGCGCCGGATCAACAATGGTTGGATCGTACCCGCGCGGCGGCCGTGCGCCTCACCGGCGGATGCTCGGCAAGCTTCGTGTCGGATGCGGGGCTCATCCTGACCAATCATCATTGCGTGGTCAGCTGCCTTCAGGATCTCTCCACCGCCGACAACGACCTCATCGAAAACGGCTTCAATCCCGGCAGCCTCGCGGAAGAGCGGATGTGCCCCGGACAGCAGGCGGAGGTCGTGACGCAGATTACCGACGTCACCGATGATATTCAGGGCAGGATCGCGGGGCTGACCGGAGAGGCGCTGGTCAATGCGCGTAATGCCCGTATCGCCGATCTGGAATCCGAAGGATGCGAGGATGAAACAATCCGCTGTCAGGTCGTGAGCCTGTTCGGCGGGGGTCAGTACAAGCTTTATCGCTATCGCAAATATTCCGACGTCCGCATCGCATGGGCACCGGAATTTCAGGCCGCTTTCTTTGGCGGCGATCCCGACAACTTCAACTATCCGCGCTATGCGCTCGATGCCGCGTTCCTGCGCGCCTACGAAGATGGCAAGCCGGTCGCTCCGGCCAATCACCTGCGCTGGAACCCGCGCCGGCCAGAGCCGGGCGAAATCACATTCGTCGTCGGCAATCCCGGCTCGACCTCGCGCCTCTACACCCAGGCGCAGGTCGACTTCGATCGCGACCTGCGTATTCCGGTCACTATCGCGACGATGTCGGAACTGCGCGGACGGCTGATTGCCATCGGCGAAAGCGATCCGGAAAAGGCGCGGCAGGCGAAGGATACCCTGTTCGGCATCGAGAATTCGCTCAAGGTCTATCTCGCGCGGCAGCGTGCGTTGAACGATGCCGAATTCGTCGAAACGCTGGAAAGCAAGGAAGCAGACCTGCGTGAACGCAGCGCCGGAAATGCGCAGATCGGCGATCCGTGGACCGCGATCGACAGTGCGATGGGCGATTATCGCGATCTCTATCTTTCCTACCGTTTCATCGATCCGCAGAGCTCGCTTTTCAGCTTCGCGCAGACGCTCGTGCGCGCGGCGCAGGAACGGCAAAAACCGAATGCGGAACGTCTGCCCGGGTTTACCGAAAGCGCGCTGCCGCTGCTGAGCAAGAACCTCTTCGACGAACGCCCGATCTATCCCTGGCTCGAGGAGGAAACGCTGGGCTGGAGCCTGTCGAAGGCGCGCGAATATCTGGGTGCCGACGATCCGGACACGAAGCTTCTGCTCGGAAGCGAATCTCCCGAAGGGCTGGCCAGCCGGCTCGTGACCGGAACCCGCGTGGATGAGCCGGAATATCGTCGCTATCTCTGGGACAATGGCATGGCCGCGATCGAGGCTTCGGACGATCCGATGATCCAATATGCGCTGCGTCTCGACGAACGGGAACGGGAATTGCGGCAGGCTGTAAACGAGCGTGTGACCGGACCCATCTCGGTCGCGCAGGCCGATCTGTCCGATGCCCGCTTTGCGACCTATGGCGACACGATCTATCCCGATGCGACATTCACGCTTCGCATCAGCTACGGTCAGGTGAAGGGCTGGACCGAACGTGGGCGTGAGATCGATCCGGTGACGACGCTCGGCGGTGCGTTCGAGCGTGCGACCGGGAACGTGCCCTATGATCTCGCGTCCCAATATCTGGCGCAGGAAGGGCAGATCGATAAATCGACCGCCTATGATTTCGTGTCGACCAATGACATCATCGGCGGTAACTCCGGCTCGCCCACGATAGCGCGCGACGGTTCGGTCATCGGCGCGGCATTCGATGGCAATATCCATTCCATCGGCGGCAATTACGGCTACGATCCGGAGTTGAACCGGACCGTGTCGGTGTCGGCCGCCGCGGTGCAGGAAGCCTTGGAAACCATCTACCCGTCGCCGCGTCTCGTTCGCGAACTGAACGCAAATTGA